The region caattttttttttaatattgagttggttaaaaattataattacaataaaactaaatcatatggagaaaatgttattgttttccttacaaaacactgtagattgctataatgtttctctaaatgattttttttatgattatttcttaaattgtctttgtcgattGTATTAGGAAAATCACTGTATTTTTactcataaaacattgttaattgctacaatattttttctaatgggtttttttcctttcaaaattatctttgtcgatttttttaataataagttGGTacagaatttagctttgtaatttttttttctttttattaacagaaaagcaaAATCATGTGGTGAAAATACTGTACTTTTCCCCACAAACACTGTGAATTACtgcaaatcattttgttcagtctctaaatTTTTGATcgccaacataattttttttatcatgaaatattgattttattatacttttaatttttattacttatgtaatattgatttataattataatatcattaaatatatttattttataaacctaCAGCAATACTCCGTAATGAGATCTCATTCATAGAAGAATGACTTATTTTTAATCCCACcaaagataaatatattcatggcattgaagaaaaataaagtcaaCACCATGCTTCCCTTGTAATGATACCAGTGTCGTTGCAAGTGGGATAATGAGATGCTAATATTACAAGGTAGTGCTCGGTAACGTGGATGCCGCACATAGCTGTTcggtaaaaatttaaatatatatttttaaaaaaattattattttttaattatttgaatgtgttaatattaaaaatatattattttaatatattttttaaaaaataaaaaaataatataaattatattttagaatctTATCtaatagttaaattttttagttgaattaattttttaatataatattatagttttgattaaatattattatatttatttattggataaaaattaaaaataaaataatataaatttataaaagtgtcaagttaaaaacaatttaactagaaaatatatattaaaaattaatataaattagtttaaaatcTTAGATAGAATTCTCTGACAAAATAATCACTGTAACGCTACCTGAAAAGGCTATGGCCATCTCAATCAGAAACGTGAGTAAAAAAGGGAAAGAGGGCAGACCACCGCAGGATAATGTAGTTGGACGGGAAGAGTGACAAGGACggacagacagacagacagcCCACTCAGCATCTCTGAACCAAGCGAAGCATTTTCGAGATAAGAAGCGTGAGCTCTTTTCTGTTATCAGGACAACGTGTTCATGGACCACCCACGTGGGACAGGGATGAGTAAATGCTAGCTTCAATTTCAGCTCcgatttagtgtttttttttgtcctagATTTACGCAACTTGATACttaattctttattaaattattattttttttaaaaaattcacccCCTAATTTCATCTAATTTTATACTCATAATTCGAGCAATttacaatgatgtttttggctatgaattttttaatttaacttctaattaaatttaaaattataattctattgtaattttattcctgatttaaactaattaatttgataaaaattaaatttaatcttataaaattttattcttaattaaatctaaactaaattttcaaacttaattttttaaccatcaagcttctaataaaatttataaccaATATTTTACACTCGATTTCGATTCTTAACGTTGAatcaaacataacttttttttctttccataggAACCAAATACAAGCTCAAGGATGTGGCCTCCAAGTTGCTTAAAAGATAGTGTgggagtaaaaaaattaaaaaactgattaaatcaagaaaaattaaaaagattaaaaaaactaaattgtaaaaaaactgattaaaatttttaaaaaaccaattgaCTTGGTTTCAGTTTTGTAAGCccggaaaaaaccgagtcaaacaggaaaaaaaccaagcgaaaccgaaccggtcgatttgaattgggttttgttttaaaataaccaaaaccggtcagtttgaaccggtttcgatttttttttataaaaaataatcagtaAGTATGAATGCGTGTCTTAGATAgaggtgagtaaaaaaaattaaaaaactgattaaattgagaaaactaaaaaaaaattaaaaaaactaaaccgtaaaaaaaactgattagaatttttaaaaaaccaactgacttggtttcggttttataagcccggaaaaaaccgagtcaaacaagaaaaaaaccaatccaaaccgaaccggtcagtttgaactggtttttgttttaaaataaccaaaaccgGTCAaggtttcgatttttttttataaaaaaaccagttttattaattctttaataaaaaccaaactaaataaaaaataatcagtaAGTATGAATGCGTGTCTTGACCATTTGGCAACGCTTGTTGGAGAGATCAAAGTCAATTACCGTTTCACACAGCTAGCATGCACCGGATACCACGTGACCAGGTTTTTCCAGTCTTTGGACGCATTGATTCAAGAAACACATTTTGCTCCGCAGCACAAGCAATCTCACTCGCCCGTTCATCTGAATCTTTCGGACACGATAAATACTAATTGGAGGACTAGCTTTTTCTTTGTTCAATTCAAGGTCTTTTTAGGAGTGCTTCCTCCAATAGAGGCCACCACCTTCTCGATAGTCTACTAAACTCTCTCAGCTTGTAAATCACAGAATTCGCAGATGAAACCTGTTAATTAGGAAGTCCTAATATGTATGAAATAATTTCCATTGTTATAATTCTAATATGGAAAAACATGTGAATataatcccttttcttttaattaggaGCTGGAATTCCTGTGGGATTATTGAGTCACTTTCCAGGAACATTCCTGTTTGAaagttaaatgatatttatcaTTTGTTGGCCTCTTTGTGAGCTAACTTCCCAGCTCTCTGAAAATATTCAGTCATCGATCAGCATTCCCTCAAAGAACTCTGGTAGTTGGTTTTTCTATTAACAATTTTCTAAATCAAAGTCTAATCCTAATATAATTCAAAGAATTGAAAGTGGTTAATTGTTCGctcttttctttattccttTCATAGCCTACGGAAATTGTTCGATAACTTGTTATACTCATTCATAATCTCATATGAAAACATATTATTCCAGTCTCCGTACCATGTTATATTTCAAACTTCAACCCATGCCAAGTCATTTGTAAGAATCCAAGCATGTTCCGCTCAAGTCAATTGACCAATTAACAGGTGATTGAGCAAGCAAAACTCCTGCCTCGTACGTAAGACATGGACATGTTGTATGTCTATATATATGAACATAATTCCCCTGCTCAATCATACGCATTAATTATCTGCAACAGAGTCCTTaagttcatttttaaaaaatggccTTCAATGGAAATAGTCGTGTCACAATTGTTTTCACTTTGTTCTCCATTTTGTTGACTTTGAGCACACTCCAATGTGGTGCAGCCATGAGGCCACTGCATGAAGAGCAATTGTTGAAAAAACGCTTTCCACTTATCGAGTCCCTTCAACGGGGTCCAGTGCCGCCATCTGCGGCTTCCCCTTGCATCCCTGGAGTAAGTGGCACCTGCCAGTTGAATGAAATGAACTTCGTTGGCCGTGCCAATCGTCAACCACCGCCTGCCTTTCCCAGCTCAGTTACTGAGCAATCCAAAGCCTCTAACTAGTCCATACAGTAGTAAGACTGCAACCGGGATATGGCGGTAGGTTTCATGCCCtaaaaataaaacgaaaatGCGGCTGGGACATTGTCTACTTATTAATCCTGTATTTTGTTCTTTCGTATGCCAATTAAGtactctatttcttttttttcttcttcttctgaaaAAAGAAACGTATAAACAGCAGCTTTACGTATAGCTTGTGTGCATACAGTTGTTATACCTACAAATGTCATGGTGACGAGTATGATTTATACATGTATCGAATCTATCAACAAcaatatttaagaattaatctgagtttctcttctctttttcttgttcttttttcaattttgctaGTTAGTGAAATATTCTTGTTCTTTAATAAATACTGGGCTGGGCTGGTTTGCTGCCAAATTCCTCCAGGTCTGTGAGTTTTCAACATATGGTACTGGTACGTACGTAGTgctacattaaaattaaaagtaaactaTAATTTAGTCCctgtgttttttatgatttagtgAGTTAATTAACCtttgagttttgaaaattacaatctagttttttttaccaaatttgactgttaagtatttttttttctaatttctattACCCTATCttaatgtatttttagttttgtccTAATAGGTGAGATTgaagatttttcattaaaaaaaaatgatggacaTTTCAGAGAAAAGgaataattaaattgttatgAAGAGCTAATAGAAGgatcaaattctaaaataaaatatgaaaaatatagggatttaataatggatttttttaaacaaaaggaattaactaattattcaactaaaaatatcaaaatcaagtaaTAACTGCCTAAATACTCTAAGAAAActagggtttttttatgatgttttactATTCATATCAAGAGTAAagaatcttaatatattttttaatcatgttataacaatattatgttataatttagtTAATTCGTGTACGACAAGTCAGAGGTCATGAATTCAAACCCTGAGGattgcaaatattttttcaattatgacaGATAAcatatcatctattttttttttaaaataaaaaatagataacataTCATTTATtccctcaataaaaaaataacaagaaggtAAAGAGGAGTAAGGTGTTGGGCCTACCCTttgttgtctcttttttttacactcaaaaaaataattatatatctaatctgaaaataataatagtaataacaaAGTATTAGTCAgattgaaattagtttttttattattaaattttttaaatttatttctaacatgattttttttttaaatattttatctttcaattacacaaaatagaaacttgttattttgaaattgtttattgACTTGCTTTAACACTACTGTCTGCCTTCGTTATATTTTGCATATTGAAATTTCGTTAGAtttaggtttatatatatatatatatatatattatgattttcTTATCCGACTTGAGGTTTGGTTTGGTGAAGAACTAGAATTACTGGGTTCAGGCAATCAAatcaacacttttttttttaaattataataacattcttttatttttcatacaattaCATAGAAACTATCCAgacatatttttttgcttttcagttaaaatttattttttaaaataattttttattcaaaaaccatgatatggataaaaaaagacatgattctgttaaaaaggaaaaacacaaaCAAGGCCAGAAAAGTTTTGCAAAACAGGCCTTGTGCCTGATGAGCATGGAGACAGTTCTTATATTTTGCAAGATTTATCTATGAAAACGttgcaagaattttttttccatttactCTAGTTTGTGTACATCAACATTCTCTCTTTCAACTCTGTTGATGGCAAAAGTTGGAAGCCATATTTGAAGCTTGCCACACGTCAAGGTAAAAGCATGCTGCAGTAGCTGAAGGGAAAGTTGAGAGTTTCAGGCCAATTTCcactttaatttgtttatgtgCAAAGTGGCACCGTATGTTTCAGTCTTAATATGTATATTACATCGTATTATTAAGCTTAAATATATAACCCTTTACTTTAATGACTCCCTAAATCTGATCACCAGCTCCCCAAAAACACAACTTATCTTGCCATTACCTGAGGGTTTGACAATCCGTCTTCTGAGAtgtcaaaaaacaaatcatcgcTCTTGCACAAGGCATAGACAATATCCACCATGCTAGGCCTCTTTGATGGATCTCTATGCAAGCAAGCAATTGCAACAGCCATTGTATTCATTACACTCTCCATTGAGCATGACTCCTCTAAAAGAACCTTGTCCATCCATGCTGTCAATCTCTTTACCTTCCTCCTCTCTTCAACATTTCCTTCCAGAATTCCAATAGCTTCTGCCCACAAAACCTTGCCTTCTTCATCAATTGCTTCTCTTCCTGAGATTAGCTCAAGCAAAACCACACCAAAAGAGAAAACATCCATTCTCGTTGACACCACACCATCAGCTAAATATTCAGGCGCAATGTAGCCTTGAGTGCCAACAATGTGCATTGTTATGGCGTTGCAGCCTGATTTTGCTAGTCCAAAGTTGGCAATTTTGGCTCTCATGCTGGAGTCCAAGAGGATATTGCTGCTTTTAATGTCTTTGTGCACAACCCTTGGCCTAGTGTGCTCATGGATGTATTGGAGACCATTTGCAACATCAATTGCAACGCGTAACCTTGTTTTCCAGCTTAGTTTTTCTTTCTCGTTGCGATGCAACCACGAATGTAGAGAGCCATTGTCTACGAACTCATAGACCAGATAGCAATTTGCATCCTCGGGGTCTATGCAAAAGCCCTCTAGCTTCACCAAGTTGCCATGGTTTACCTTCAACAGGGAACAGTGAGTTTGCCACACAGCCATACAGAAATGTATTTTCATAgatgattaaaatgaaaatcattaaGCTTTTAAACATAATTTGGTGGGTACTAGACAAATTATATCACAGTTCTGCTTTGGCTAAAGCATTTTATTCTACATATTTAACCCAAACTGTCCAACCCATGGAGCTAAAAGaaatagcttaaaaaaatatatacgcTAAGCTATTCCAGTAGCTTGATATCAGGCAATGAAATCATTCActtatttacatatttttttataataaaatcattcacttatttatatatgttagCATTTGATTTCGAATATTTTGCAGTTAGGGACATTCATTTATCTGCAGAATTTAGTAAGGCAAggatatcaagaaaacaaaaggttgaCATTTCAGTATTTAGCTATGGCTTGAAAGTCCATGTTCTGATAATGGCATCATGACTTCTTTTAACTGGGAAATCGACAGCCTTTATTGATTTTGTTCGAAAGAACGGAGAAAAGATGGCATTTGACTACTGCCTTCATCTGATGAGGAATCCACATTCCGCAATAGCATTAGCACGCCCTCAAAGAAATGGGCTGATCTGACATTGACATCCTAATCTCATTATGAAGCTGCGGAATAGACAGGTCACTTCACCTAACCATTATAAAAATTAGACACTTGCAAATTTTAATGGAAGTCAGACACTGGGGTCCTTGTCATGTCTCAATTTTTAATCCCGTGTTTTTCTGGATTCCTCATTATGGCCCCTCCGCATTTGGAATTATGTAAAAATTTCCTATCGCCCAAAATATCCCAGCCCACAGAAATCAAGCAGATGAGATTCATGAACTTAATCGTCTATGTTGCTACTTGGGAGTTCAGGTCAAGACTAGAGGTTTTTCATGCCGGCGATAAGGCTAGACCTCTGCTCTACTAGAACTCTGATCACTGGTATGCATTGAAAGCTTGTGAAATATAAAATGCCAAGTCGTCTTTAATTGGGTTATATGTGTTAAATTTTATGAGCTGTAAAAGCACGGAAACAGCAAAGTTTTATGCAACTGGGTCCCTGATCCTACTATCTCATTGGAAACCAAAACAAACAGTAAAGGCTGGAGTATATACTGTAAtcagtgaaagaaaaaaaaaaacttaccttCTGCAATATCTTGAGCTCCTCACAGGCATTCCACTTCATCTTCTTGATGGCATAGGTCTCTCCATTTATGGACCCTTTAAACACAGATCCTTCAATCAAGCAATTTTCACTGAACCCGTTAGTAGCTTCTTTCAGTTCATCAATCTTAAAAACCCTGTACTTATCCAAGCAATCTGAAACATCTGCCATCAAACTCACTTCTATATCCTTCAACCCTTTCCTTCCCCCATTTAACTGCATCCTACGCTTCTCCTCAACTTTCTCAacatctcttctcttcttcaacACACCCTCTCTATAAAACCAAACCCCACTTACCAAGACCAATAAAAGCCCAGCAATTCCTAGCCCAACTGCTAATCCTATAATCACACCTTTCCTCTCTGTCTTCTCAGGGGGCGGCGCCCCAGAAGGAACAACTACTGTAGGTTGTGCCAGTTGTGGAAGTTGATTGACTGGAACGAATATGGTATCATAAGGCTGGATGTTATTGCCATTAACATCAACAATAGATTGTGTTTCAACTCCAAATGTTGAAGCAACTGAAGATAAGTTATCAGAAGGCTGAAACACATAAGATACCAGATAATTCACCTTGTTTTGCAACTGGGTTTGATTAGGACACTTGCAAAATATTGGAAAGATCACCTCTACTCCTATGTCGAGTAGTTCGGGGATAAGTGTAGGGTTGAAAAGCTCAACAGACTGGTAGGTCGTAAGGTTTTGGAAGTATTCAGTCGAGACAATGTAGAAAGTGTTGCCTTCCAGGATGGTATATGTGATGTTTGCAGAGGAAATGCTAGTGCTATTGATGGGGTTGCAAGAACATGATAAAGGGACAAAGAGGGGTTGATTGGGGATGAGAGGTGAGGTTGGAGAGGAGATGTTACCTGGTTTTGATATCATAAGGCGGCTAACCGAGAAAAGGTCACCGATTGAGGCAAGGTCAAGGAAGTTAGGAGCTGAGGCTCGGTAGAAGGCATAGGTTTGACATGGAAAGGAACTCTGGTTGGCTGGGCAGGTGAATCCCTGAGTGCTTGGCTGGGCTTGCAAATGGTGGAGGATATTACTgtaagagagaaagaagaggagagaagagaC is a window of Populus nigra chromosome 10, ddPopNigr1.1, whole genome shotgun sequence DNA encoding:
- the LOC133704060 gene encoding serine/threonine receptor-like kinase NFP, translated to MRPGSRLVSSLLFFLSYSNILHHLQAQPSTQGFTCPANQSSFPCQTYAFYRASAPNFLDLASIGDLFSVSRLMISKPGNISSPTSPLIPNQPLFVPLSCSCNPINSTSISSANITYTILEGNTFYIVSTEYFQNLTTYQSVELFNPTLIPELLDIGVEVIFPIFCKCPNQTQLQNKVNYLVSYVFQPSDNLSSVASTFGVETQSIVDVNGNNIQPYDTIFVPVNQLPQLAQPTVVVPSGAPPPEKTERKGVIIGLAVGLGIAGLLLVLVSGVWFYREGVLKKRRDVEKVEEKRRMQLNGGRKGLKDIEVSLMADVSDCLDKYRVFKIDELKEATNGFSENCLIEGSVFKGSINGETYAIKKMKWNACEELKILQKVNHGNLVKLEGFCIDPEDANCYLVYEFVDNGSLHSWLHRNEKEKLSWKTRLRVAIDVANGLQYIHEHTRPRVVHKDIKSSNILLDSSMRAKIANFGLAKSGCNAITMHIVGTQGYIAPEYLADGVVSTRMDVFSFGVVLLELISGREAIDEEGKVLWAEAIGILEGNVEERRKVKRLTAWMDKVLLEESCSMESVMNTMAVAIACLHRDPSKRPSMVDIVYALCKSDDLFFDISEDGLSNPQVMAR